One genomic window of Numida meleagris isolate 19003 breed g44 Domestic line chromosome 1, NumMel1.0, whole genome shotgun sequence includes the following:
- the MGAT3 gene encoding beta-1,4-mannosyl-glycoprotein 4-beta-N-acetylglucosaminyltransferase codes for MKMRRHKLFLTLCMAGLCLISFLHFLKALSYVTFPRDLASLSPNLVSSFFWNNAPVTPQVSPEPGGAEFLRTPLYSHSPLLQPLPPSRASEELHKVEFVLPEDTTEYFVRTKAGGVCFKPGTKVLEKPLVGGRPEERADGAASGRPARKPLSAGGTKRRKWVECVCLPGWHGPSCGVPTVVQYSNLPTKDRLVPREIPRRVINAININHEFDLLDVRFHELGDVVDVFVVCESNFTAYGEPRPLKFREMLLNGSYDYIRHKVLYVFLDHFPAGGRQDGWIADDYLRTFLTRDGISRLRNLRPDDVFIIDDADEIPARDGVLFLKLYDGWTEPFAFHMRKSLYGFFWKQPGTLEVVSGCTMGMLQAVYATDGIRLRRREYYTMPGFRQYENSTGHILVQWSLGSPLHFAGWHCSWCFTPEGIYFKLVSAQNGDFPRWGDYEDKRDLNYIRELIRTGGWFDGTTQEYPPADPKEHMYAPKYLLKNYQQFHYLLENPYRKAEGAG; via the coding sequence ATGAAGATGAGACGCCATAAGCTCTTTCTGACTCTCTGCATGGCTGGTCTCTGCCTCATCTCCTTCTTGCACTTCCTGAAGGCCCTTTCCTATGTCACCTTCCCCCGGGACCTGGCTTCACTTAGTCCCAACCTCGTCTCCAGCTTCTTCTGGAACAATGCCCCCGTCACGCCACAGGTTAGCCCTGAGCCGGGGGGTGCAGAGTTCCTCCGCACACCCCTGTACTCCCACTCTCCCttgctccagcccctgccacCCAGCAGAGCCAGCGAAGAGCTGCACAAAGTCGAGTTTGTGCTGCCGGAAGACACGACGGAATATTTTGTCCGAACCAAAGCTGGTGGTGTCTGCTTTAAACCAGGTACCAAGGTGTTGGAGAAGCCACTGGTGGGAGGGCGGCCGGAGGAGCGTGCAGATGGTGCAGCCTCAGGGCGGCCTGCTCGCAAGCCACTGAGCGCCGGTGGGACCAAGCGGCGCAAGTGGGTGGAGTGTGTGTGCTTGCCGGGCTGGCACGGCCCCAGCTGCGGCGTTCCCACCGTGGTTCAGTACTCCAACCTGCCCACCAAGGACCGCCTGGTGCCACGGGAGATCCCTCGGCGGGTCATCAACGCTATCAACATCAACCATGAGTTTGACCTGCTGGATGTCCGCTTCCACGAGCTGGGAGATGTGGTGGACGTCTTTGTGGTGTGCGAGTCGAACTTCACGGCCTACGGAGAGCCACGGCCCCTCAAGTTCCGCGAGATGCTCCTCAACGGCTCCTATGACTACATCCGCCACAAAGTGCTCTATGTCTTCCTGGACCACTTCCCTGCTGGTGGCCGCCAGGATGGCTGGATCGCCGACGATTACCTGCGCACCTTCCTCACCCGAGATGGTATCTCTCGCCTCCGCAACCTGCGCCCGGATGATGTCTTCATCATCGATGACGCTGATGAGATCCCAGCCCGTGACGGTGTGCTCTTCCTCAAGCTCTACGATGGCTGGACAGAGCCCTTCGCCTTTCACATGCGCAAGTCTCTCTACGGCTTCTTCTGGAAGCAACCGGGCACCTTGGAGGTGGTCTCAGGCTGCACTATGGGGATGCTCCAGGCTGTCTATGCTACCGATGGGATCCGACTGCGGCGCCGTGAATACTACACCATGCCTGGCTTCCGGCAGTATGAGAACAGTACAGGACACATCCTGGTGCAGTGGTCGCTGGGCAGCCCCCTCCACTTTGCTGGCTGGCACTGCTCCTGGTGTTTCACCCCAGAGGGGATCTACTTCAAACTGGTGTCGGCCCAGAACGGGGACTTCCCCCGCTGGGGTGACTACGAGGATAAACGAGACCTCAATTATATCCGGGAGCTGATCCGGACTGGTGGGTGGTTCGATGGTACGACGCAGGAATATCCCCCTGCTGACCCCAAGGAGCACATGTATGCTCCCAAGTATCTGCTCAAGAACTACCAGCAGTTCCACTACTTGCTGGAGAACCCGTACCGAAAAGCAGAGGGGGCTGGTTGA